The proteins below are encoded in one region of Synchiropus splendidus isolate RoL2022-P1 chromosome 13, RoL_Sspl_1.0, whole genome shotgun sequence:
- the gigyf2 gene encoding GRB10-interacting GYF protein 2 isoform X8 has protein sequence MAETQTLNFGPEWLRALSGGGVGSGGGSGNNIVASPPLSPALPKYKLADYRYGREEMLALYVKDNKIPIDLHDKEFLPILQEEPLPPLALVSFTEEEQRNFSMSVNSAAVLRLSGRGGGPIVGAPRGRSTSRGRGRGRGDGGFYQRSFDDVEGFGRGAREMHRSQSWEERGDRRFEKPGRKDSDAAQGHFQMNHVRGNYEDGGTGLPRKHDFTRSESENWRMSRDDQNDGPRSAGWREHPDQRRRFPFDAREDERGYRRPRSGSGSLEDERDSLPEWCLEDTDEEAGTFDSSGAFLSLKKASKEPILEEAELEFKPLEECDEGLEEEDTQPKQTKDSETNAKRECERKETARVSEEVSPPAQQASPPTSEPQILPQSLLPSQPRRTPESEKPAERQPPLELPPEHCKASMHSPMTNSMLNSSPMTHMSTPLTVSAPSPTIHQPQHKPIEAPLPMKNHQPFSSSLLAHIGRPTAVLHDADEDEGLKHFEQEAEKMVAYLQDTGVDDDRLAAKTSEKLKPAGLPLTHEAALKWFYKDPQGEIQGPFSNHEMAEWFQAGYFTMSLLVKRGCDEVFQPLGDIMKIWGRVPFSPGPAPPPLQGDGDQERLKRQQELTALNLYQLQQLQYQYLLRQQYAQALAQQKAAALNSAPLQQQQQHQQQINLLLQQYQTLKMRASESLLPPVTRSLTVPDSGSVWEMQNPSSQASVQANIQQAAPSTWDGSSVWDLPIDSMAQAPTIEQMQQFEKTKSAKLELERREAEMRAKREEEERKRLEEALRARQEEERKRLEEEELARKKQEEALRRQREQEEAQRRQKEEEERLAQEEALRRIEEQRREEEERRKREELLRKQEEERRKQEELEALRRREEEKRAEEEAAAAAAAAAAALALQQQEEQKRREQEAQRQQELQRQRQQQQEALRRLQQQQQQQQQLAQMKLPSSSKWGQQTANNMNQTQNALSLAEIQKLEEERERQAREEQRRQQQELMKLQQQQALQQTQQQQAKLSGWGPVVKQSGATKSLLEIQREEAQQMKQRKEPPSPQQQLQQQQHHPIVTQQSRTQSRGTSFCSSVWGSVNPSSCSTWGTDSSSIWGDTHNSNLGFWDEAVKEAAQPPPQTKKGNTQKNNKGNANLSNSVGGRANKKVEEEEKLLKLFQGVNKSQQDTFMQWCEQTLHTLNTANNLDVPTFASFLKEVDSTYEVHDYVRAYLGDTPEAKDFAKQFVERRAKQNANQQKVPQNQQQAHKQQDSVWGGTGSSSLYQSNHTSGQQQRFETVTSGKKKKKQKMVRADPSLLGFSVNASSERLNMGEIETLEDF, from the exons ATGGCAGAAACCCAGACACTTAACTTTGGACCAGAATG GCTGCGTGCTCTGTCTGGAGGGGGTGTTGGTAGTGGTGGGGGTAGTGGCAACAATATCGTTGCCTCACCACCTCTCTCACCTGCTTTGCCAAAGTATAAACTTGCAGACTATCGCTATGGGAGAGAAGAAATGCTAGCACTTTATGTAAAGGACAACAAG ATTCCTATTGACTTGCATGATAAGGAATTCTTGCCCATATTGCAAGAGGAGCCCCTGCCACCTCTGGCACTTGTTTCATTTACAGAGGAAGAACAG AGAAATTTTTCCATGTCTGTAAACAGTGCAGCTGTTCTTCGGCTGTCAGGGCGCGGAGGTGGTCCAATAGTTGGAGCACCAAGGGGCCGAAGTACCTCAAGGGGTAGAG GGCGGGGAAGAGGAGATGGAGGGTTTTACCAAAGAAGTTTTGATGATGTGGAAGGTTTTGGACGTGGAGCTAGGGAGATGCATCGTTCTCAAAGCTGGGAAGAAAG GGGTGATAGAAGGTTTGAAAAGCCAGGCCGGAAAGACTCAG ATGCTGCCCAAGGACATTTTCAGATGAATCATG TTCGAGGCAATTATGAAGATGGAGGGACTGGACTGCCACGGAAACACGATTTCACACGATCGGAGAGCGAGAACTGGCGTATGTCACGTGACGATCAgaatg ATGGTCCTCGGTCAGCAGGGTGGCGGGAACACCCAGACCAGCGTCGCCGGTTTCCTTTCGATGCAAGAGAAGATGAACGTGGCTACAGGAGGCCACGCTCTGGTAGTGGCAGTCTAGAAGATGAAAGGGACAGTCTCCCCGAATGGTGTCTGGAGGACACAGACGAGGAGGCAGGGACCTTTGACTCCTCGGGAGCCTTCCTCTCCCTAAAG AAAGCCTCAAAAGAGCCCATTCTTGAAGAAGCAGAGCTTGAGTTTAAGCCCTTGGAGGAGTGTGACGAGggcctggaggaggaagacacTCAGCCTAAGCAGACCAAAGACTCAGAAACAAATGCTAAGCGGGAGTGTGAGAGGAAAG agacaGCCAGAGTGTCAGAGGAAGTGTCACCTCCCGCCCAACAAGCTTCTCCTCCAACTTCCGAGCCCCAGATTCTCCCTCAGTCTCTTTTACCCAGCCAACCTCGAAGAACACCAGAGTCTGAGAAGCCTGCTGAAAGGCAGCCCCCGCTGGAGCTCCCGCCCGAACACTGCAAAGCCTCCATGCACAGCCCTATGACTAACAGCATGTTGAACTCCTCACCCATGACGCACATGTCCACTCCCCTTACAG TGTCGGCTCCTTCGCCGACCATCCACCAACCTCAACACAAGCCCATCGAGGCACCTTTGCCAATGAAAAACCATCAGCCCTTCTCCTCAAGTCTACTGGCCCATATAGGCAGACCCACAGCTGTTCTGCACGACGCAGATGAGGATGAGGGACTTAAACATTTTGAGCAG GAGGCAGAAAAGATGGTGGCGTACCTGCAGGACACAGGGGTGGATGATGACAGGCTTGCAGCCAAGACTTCAGAGAAGCTCAAACCTGCTggtctccctctcacacacgaGGCTGCTCTCAAGTGGTTCTACAAAGACCCACAAGGAGAGATACAGG GCCCCTTCAGTAACCATGAGATGGCTGAATGGTTCCAGGCTGGGTACTTCACTATGTCGTTGCTTGTCAAAAGAGGGTGTGATGAAGTTTTTCAACCCTTGGGAGACATTATGAAAATATGGGGCCGCGTACCGTTCTCTCCTGGCCCTGCACCCCCACCTCTGCAG GGCGACGGTGACCAGGAGCGATTGAAAAGACAGCAGGAGCTCACAGCGCTCAACCTTTACCAGTTACAGCAGCTACAATATCAATACCTCCTCAG GCAGCAGTATGCTCAGGCTTTAGCCCAGCAGAAGGCTGCAGCTCTCAACTCGGCTCCtcttcaacagcagcagcaacatcaacAGCAGATCAACCTGCTTCTACAGCAATACCAGACTCTCAAGATGAG AGCCTCCGAGAGCCTTCTACCTCCAGTGACACGTTCTCTGACTGTACCCGACTCCGGTTCTGTGTGGGAAATGCAGAACCCTTCCTCTCAGGCTTCTGTTCAGGCAAACATCCAGCAAGCTGCTCCAAGCA CATGGGACGGCAGCAGTGTTTGGGATTTGCCCATCGACTCCATGGCACAGGCCCCAACCATCGAACAGATGCAGCAGTTTGAGAAAACAAAGTCtgcaaag TTGGAGCTGGAGAGGCGTGAAGCAGAGATGAGAGCCaaaagggaggaagaggaaaggaaGCGATTGGAGGAGGCTCTGAGGGCTCGGCAAGAGGAGGAACGAAAGCGCTTGGAAGAGGAAGAGTTGGCACGAAAGAAACAG GAGGAAGCTCTGCGAagacagagagagcaggaggaggcacAACGGcggcaaaaagaagaagaggagaggctGGCACAAGAGGAAGCGCTCCGAAGAATAGAAGAGCagcggagagaagaggaggagaggaggaaacgGGAGGAGCTCCTCCGCAAACAG GAAGAGGAGCGCAGAAAGCAGGAGGAACTGGAAGCATTAAGGAGgcgagaggaggagaaaagagcggaggaagaggcagcagccgcagccgcagcggcggcggcagctctggcactgcagcagcaggaggagcagaagcgGAGGGAGCAGGAGGCCCAGcggcagcaggagctgcagaggcagcggcagcagcagcaggaggcgctgcggaggctgcagcagcaacagcagcagcaacagcagctggCGCAGATGAAG CTACCGTCGTCGTCCAAATGGGGGCAGCAGACGGCAAATAATATGAACCAAACTCAGAACGCTCTGTCTCTGGCTGAGATCCAGAAGCTGGAAGAGGAGCGGGAAAGGCAAGCGAGGGAAGAG CAACGGcgtcagcagcaggagctgatgaagctgcagcagcaacaagcTCTCCAGcagactcagcagcagcaggccaaGTTGTCCGGCTGGGGCCCGGTGGTCAAGCAGTCCGGAGCCACCAAGTCTCTGTTGGAGATCCAGAGGGAGGAGGCGCAGCAGATGAAGCAGAGGAAGGAGCCGCCGTCGCCGCagcaacagctgcagcagcagcagcaccaccccATAGTCACCCAGCAGAGCCGCACCCAGAGCCGAGGC ACGAGTTTTTGCAGCTCCGTTTGGGGCTCAGTGAATCCCAGCAGCTGCTCTACCTGGGGCACCGACTCAAGTAGCATCTGGGGCGACACCCACAACTCAAACCTGGGCTTCTGGGACGAAGCTGTGAAGGAGGCAGCTCAGCCTCCACCCCAGACCAAGAAAGGAAACACTCAGAAGAACAACAAGGGCAACGCCAACCTCAG CAACTCCGTGGGCGGCCGAGCCAacaagaaggtggaggaggaggagaagctgctcAAGTTGTTTCAGGGCGTCAATAAGAGTCAGCAGGACACCTTCATGCAGTGGTGCGAGCAGACGCTGCACACCCTCAACACGGCCAACAATCTGGACG TTCCCACCTTCGCATCCTTCCTGAAAGAAGTGGACTCGACGTACGAGGTGCACGACTACGTCAGGGCCTATCTGGGAGACACTCCGGAGGCCAAAGACTTTGCCAAACAGTTTGTGGAGCGTCGTGCCAAACAGAACGCCAACCAACAGAAGGTTCcccagaaccagcagcaggCCCATAAACAACAG GACTCAGTGTGGGGTGGGACGGGATCTTCATCGCTCTATCAGTCGAACCACACCAGTGGTCAGCAGCAGCGCTTCGAGACTGTCACCtcagggaagaagaagaagaagcagaagatggTCCGAGCAGACCCCAGTCTTCTAG GTTTTTCGGTGAATGCTTCGTCCGAGAGACTGAATATGGGAGAAATAGAGACTCTTGAGGACTTCTAA